Proteins encoded together in one Bacteroides ovatus window:
- a CDS encoding RagB/SusD family nutrient uptake outer membrane protein: MKNYKKYIGCLSLSVLTLIGCEDLKFGEKFLDKPISNEQNIDSVFNKKVYAEQALAETYHSLPDYLPMQGRLGYGVLEMLTDLGDWTKKGAPKFYTGTVDGTNTYLEHLPYRLDVASATIGVGPVYGIRRAYIYIENVDRVPDMTADEKAIGKAEAQVIIAYHYSQMLRYYGGMPWIDHAYTAEDAMKFPRMTVEETVQKIVGLLDAAASVLPWQVNADNDGRMTAASALALKSRVLQFVASPLFNAEKPYLEGDASSQFLTWYGNYSPDRWQKALDAGLEFMRANKKNSDAYQLVNTGNPRDDFAAGYFNRHNGEVLISSRRFTTYATGKLPFAQVRYGVASPTLTYVDMFQMKDGTEFDWNNPDHNKFPFFDKDGNPRRDIRLYETVAVNGDKFKGAQKVQIYEGATQAPYKDGRMSYNGVAMRKFIRNFNDEVNGKFYSCPLIRLPEVYLNMAEAMNELNKAEVRDEFGNTAYDYLNKTRLRAGMPAISATDVPAGKPLREAILRERAIEFGYEEVRYFDLVRWKRADIFTGQLSRLIIKKAAGEPSGFSYAVSHAMAETRQYAKPEKWNDKYFLLPLPIDEINKKYGLIQNPGW, encoded by the coding sequence ATGAAAAACTATAAAAAATATATAGGCTGTCTTTCTCTCTCTGTATTGACACTGATAGGGTGCGAAGACCTTAAATTTGGAGAGAAATTTCTGGATAAGCCGATAAGTAACGAACAGAATATCGATTCTGTTTTTAACAAAAAGGTATATGCTGAGCAGGCACTGGCGGAAACTTATCATTCCCTGCCGGATTATCTGCCGATGCAAGGACGTCTGGGATATGGCGTTCTGGAAATGCTAACCGATCTGGGTGACTGGACGAAAAAGGGAGCGCCTAAATTCTATACAGGAACAGTGGACGGAACAAATACATATCTGGAACATCTTCCATATCGGTTGGATGTCGCCAGTGCTACGATAGGAGTAGGGCCGGTTTATGGTATTCGAAGAGCCTACATTTACATTGAGAATGTGGATAGAGTGCCGGATATGACTGCGGATGAGAAAGCGATAGGAAAAGCGGAAGCGCAAGTAATCATTGCCTATCATTATTCTCAAATGCTCCGTTATTATGGTGGTATGCCGTGGATAGACCATGCATATACGGCAGAAGATGCGATGAAATTTCCTCGTATGACAGTGGAAGAAACCGTACAGAAGATTGTTGGATTACTGGATGCGGCAGCCTCTGTACTGCCTTGGCAAGTGAATGCAGATAATGACGGACGAATGACGGCTGCTTCTGCTTTAGCGTTAAAGTCCAGGGTGCTTCAGTTTGTGGCGAGTCCTTTATTTAATGCTGAAAAACCCTATCTGGAAGGAGATGCTTCGTCTCAATTCCTTACCTGGTATGGTAACTATTCACCGGACAGGTGGCAGAAGGCGTTGGATGCCGGATTAGAATTTATGCGGGCTAATAAAAAGAACTCGGACGCTTATCAACTGGTGAATACAGGTAATCCCCGCGATGATTTTGCAGCAGGATATTTCAATCGCCATAACGGTGAAGTTTTGATTTCTTCCAGAAGATTCACCACTTATGCTACGGGAAAGCTTCCGTTTGCCCAGGTGCGTTATGGAGTTGCTTCTCCTACATTGACTTATGTCGATATGTTTCAGATGAAAGACGGAACAGAATTCGACTGGAACAATCCGGACCATAATAAATTCCCTTTCTTTGATAAGGACGGAAACCCCAGAAGAGACATCCGCTTATATGAAACGGTTGCTGTGAATGGAGATAAGTTTAAGGGCGCCCAGAAAGTGCAGATTTATGAAGGAGCCACCCAGGCGCCTTATAAAGACGGACGAATGAGTTACAATGGGGTTGCCATGAGAAAATTTATACGAAACTTCAATGACGAAGTGAATGGCAAATTTTATTCTTGTCCGTTGATCCGCCTTCCGGAGGTTTATTTGAATATGGCCGAAGCGATGAATGAATTGAATAAGGCGGAAGTCCGTGATGAGTTTGGCAATACGGCTTATGATTATCTGAATAAAACCAGACTGCGTGCAGGTATGCCTGCGATTTCGGCAACAGATGTTCCGGCTGGCAAACCGTTGCGTGAAGCGATATTACGCGAAAGAGCCATTGAATTCGGCTATGAAGAAGTACGCTATTTCGATCTGGTACGTTGGAAACGCGCAGATATATTTACCGGACAATTATCACGTCTGATTATTAAAAAAGCGGCCGGTGAGCCAAGCGGCTTTTCTTATGCCGTATCTCATGCAATGGCGGAAACGCGTCAGTATGCAAAACCTGAAAAGTGGAACGACAAGTATTTCCTGTTGCCTCTGCCTATAGATGAGATAAACAAGAAATATGGATTGATTCAGAATCCGGGTTGGTAA
- a CDS encoding SusC/RagA family TonB-linked outer membrane protein: MIMNKSLYIVAFSLAFATTGIAQNNEGQDKVIDLGTQTTTELRKTQAVSTIYSDELDKNATTSPYNAIYGLLPGLSVMQNTSWGTDKSRLNVRGRGSLNGDTPLFVVDGFARPLEYINLSEIESISVLKDGAATALWGGRGANGVVLITTKRGIYNQKDIKVDYKFGLGLPVNQPEFADAYTYAKARNEALRYDGLQPDMDEASFLSGGNSDLYPNVDWQKEALRNHTTSHQLDITFRGGGKRLRYFSVLNYKNDMGLLNSKYTDYTDRYNSQMKKYFLNLRMNLDVDITDATKLKLSMLGMLRETKRPTTSEATLFEQIFNTPSAAFPVQTQNGFWGSNNVLKTNPIANLADVGYYKLNQRMLQADLRLVQDLSVLTRGLSAELAIAYDNNATYQETAKKSFMYQTIEKGTDGEPIYTNYGNPNDELEISNKGLANQYIHANFEAKVNYHRTWDKHDFTASAMFRQESMTLTGANNSRYRQYIIGTAGYNFDNRYMVDIVANCFGSSVLGKNDKYRAYPAISAAWILSNENFMKEISAFDYLKLRASYGRSGYDIYDYDMDKQYWIGSGAYYFQAGNTSAGSSLKEGVLAMEQLDLEVADKYNIGLDMSLFKGLTFSIDGFYDKRTNILIDGSGLISSAIGVTIPQMNAGKVETKGTELSAMWKKEYKDFNYYIGANFSYAKSKVVENGEGYQPYGYLSKKGYPVGQCFGWEAIGYFRDEADIKSSPVQKFSEVRPGDVKYRDLNGDNVIDNNDQKAIGYSTAIPEIYYGINLGFEYKGFGVDALFQGVAHYSVMLNTASVYWPLRNNTNISSWYLNDRIRWTEETKDIANVPRLTTLDNANNFRNSTQWLENGSYFKLRNLNVYYNLPSSWAKKVKMEKIQVYARANNLFSLDHVKYMNSEDLKINYPDMTSVYFGLNINF, translated from the coding sequence ATGATTATGAATAAATCACTTTATATCGTAGCTTTCTCGTTGGCATTTGCCACTACGGGTATAGCGCAAAATAATGAAGGACAAGATAAGGTAATCGATCTGGGCACACAGACGACCACCGAATTACGGAAGACACAGGCTGTCTCTACCATTTATTCGGATGAATTAGATAAAAATGCTACCACTAGTCCTTACAATGCCATTTATGGCCTGTTGCCGGGATTGAGTGTGATGCAGAACACTAGTTGGGGCACAGATAAATCTCGTCTCAATGTGCGGGGACGCGGTTCTTTGAATGGAGATACACCTTTATTTGTAGTAGATGGTTTTGCACGCCCTCTCGAATATATCAACCTTTCGGAAATAGAATCAATATCCGTTTTGAAAGACGGTGCTGCTACTGCTCTTTGGGGAGGCAGAGGCGCCAACGGAGTGGTATTGATAACTACCAAACGCGGTATATATAACCAGAAGGATATAAAAGTAGACTACAAGTTCGGTTTAGGCTTACCTGTTAATCAGCCGGAATTTGCCGATGCTTATACCTATGCCAAAGCCCGTAATGAAGCATTGAGATATGATGGCTTGCAACCGGACATGGATGAGGCTTCTTTCCTGTCCGGAGGCAATAGCGATCTTTATCCGAATGTGGACTGGCAGAAAGAAGCGTTACGCAATCATACAACCAGTCATCAACTGGACATCACTTTCCGCGGAGGTGGCAAGCGGCTTCGTTATTTCAGTGTCCTCAATTACAAAAACGATATGGGACTGCTGAATAGCAAGTACACTGATTATACAGATCGCTATAACTCCCAGATGAAGAAATACTTCCTCAATCTTCGCATGAATCTGGATGTGGATATTACGGACGCGACAAAATTGAAATTGAGTATGCTCGGTATGCTGCGAGAGACCAAGCGTCCCACCACATCGGAAGCTACTTTGTTTGAACAGATTTTCAACACCCCGTCCGCTGCATTTCCCGTGCAGACACAGAATGGATTCTGGGGCAGTAACAATGTGCTGAAAACAAACCCGATAGCCAATCTGGCGGACGTAGGTTATTATAAACTGAATCAGCGTATGTTGCAGGCGGATTTGCGGTTGGTGCAGGATTTGTCTGTATTGACTCGCGGGTTGAGTGCGGAACTCGCTATTGCTTATGATAATAATGCAACCTATCAGGAAACAGCCAAGAAAAGTTTTATGTACCAGACCATTGAAAAAGGCACAGACGGAGAACCGATTTACACGAATTACGGAAATCCTAACGATGAACTGGAAATCAGCAACAAAGGATTGGCCAATCAATACATACATGCCAATTTTGAAGCGAAGGTCAATTATCACCGGACATGGGATAAACATGATTTTACGGCCAGTGCTATGTTTCGTCAAGAATCAATGACGTTGACAGGGGCTAATAACAGTCGTTACCGTCAATACATCATCGGAACCGCAGGTTATAATTTTGACAACCGTTATATGGTGGATATCGTAGCCAACTGTTTTGGCAGCAGCGTATTGGGGAAGAACGACAAGTATCGTGCATATCCCGCCATTTCTGCCGCCTGGATACTTTCGAACGAGAATTTCATGAAAGAAATTTCCGCTTTTGATTATCTGAAACTTCGTGCTTCTTACGGACGCTCCGGATATGATATTTATGATTATGACATGGATAAGCAATATTGGATAGGAAGCGGTGCTTACTATTTTCAGGCCGGAAATACTTCTGCCGGAAGTAGCCTGAAGGAAGGAGTGTTGGCAATGGAACAACTGGATCTGGAAGTTGCGGATAAATATAATATCGGTTTGGATATGAGCCTGTTCAAGGGACTGACTTTTTCTATTGACGGTTTTTATGACAAGCGCACTAATATCCTGATTGACGGAAGTGGGCTGATCTCATCGGCAATCGGGGTTACTATTCCGCAGATGAATGCAGGAAAAGTGGAAACAAAAGGAACGGAACTCTCTGCCATGTGGAAAAAGGAATACAAGGACTTCAACTATTATATCGGAGCCAACTTCTCCTATGCCAAAAGTAAAGTCGTAGAAAATGGTGAGGGATATCAGCCGTATGGCTATTTGTCTAAAAAAGGTTACCCTGTCGGGCAGTGTTTTGGCTGGGAGGCTATCGGTTATTTCAGAGATGAGGCGGACATAAAGAGCAGTCCTGTGCAGAAATTCTCGGAAGTACGTCCGGGTGATGTCAAGTACAGAGATCTGAATGGCGATAACGTGATTGACAACAATGACCAGAAGGCGATAGGATATTCCACTGCCATACCGGAGATTTATTATGGCATTAATTTGGGATTTGAATATAAAGGTTTCGGCGTGGATGCTCTGTTTCAAGGAGTAGCCCATTATAGTGTGATGTTGAACACTGCCAGCGTATACTGGCCGTTGAGAAACAACACGAATATTTCCAGCTGGTATCTGAACGACAGAATCCGCTGGACGGAAGAAACGAAAGATATCGCAAATGTCCCCCGCCTGACTACGCTGGATAATGCCAATAACTTCAGAAACAGTACACAGTGGTTGGAGAACGGTAGCTATTTCAAACTTCGTAACCTGAATGTCTACTATAACCTTCCTTCCTCTTGGGCGAAGAAAGTGAAAATGGAAAAGATTCAGGTATATGCGAGAGCTAACAATCTTTTTTCGCTCGATCATGTGAAGTATATGAACAGTGAAGATCTGAAAATCAATTATCCGGATATGACTTCCGTTTATTTCGGGTTGAATATTAACTTCTAA